The window ggaggagaagaatatTTGCAGTGACACATCCTGTATGACCACTGACGTCTTAGCAGTGCTAAGTTGTTTCTAGACCATGGGAGTGGATCTAAAAGCATACTGTTAAGTTAAGCTACACTCgtacacagacatacacacccacacgcagAGATGGTGCCCTGAGGTACAAAATATTCACTTTGTGTTGAGTACCTTTATCTAGAGTGTACAACCATGACAAAGAACTAGCAGGCAGAATCACCTATGTACATGGCTTGAAGCCAACGCACTCTCCCTTCACTGAATTggagtgttttcttttaattctcTTATTACCATTGTCCTTTCAGCAAAAACCAAAGCATCAATCAAGCAAGAGAAAAAGTGTATGCTCTTACCCGGACATCGGTTGCATCTCCATATCGTATATTGGATGACCAGCAGCTGTGTTCAGAGTTGCTCTCAAAGTAATGAAAGACCTTCAAAACCCTGTCCATGGACCCAACAGCCATGGTTCGGTCCGAACCACCTGCACTCAGCCGTGACTTGGCGCCTCCTAGAAGTGCATGATTGAGGTTTGGGTCCATGTAGGCCATTGCCATGGTTTTCCCTgctgacactgctgctgctaggTGTCTGTCATATTCTGGGAAGACGAGCAGAAGAAACGAGGGGCGTGAGGCAAGTTGAATCATAACGTATTCCTGACTTTAAAACAATATAagctggatgactgagaatatTCATTATCCTACAGTTTACGCTCTGTTTCTGACACAAACAAGTCCTTTCACTTTGTCACTACTGTAAGTCACAGTAGTGACAAGAGCACTTTTAATGTCGTGTAGTGAATTACCCCCCCACAGTTGTTCTGTCAATCTTGACATAAACTTTGTACAGCGAATGCCTTTTTACTTTGAAATTCTTTGGCATGACGAAATACACTAAACAATAGGATACCAGGGAGAGAAATACAAAGACAGAGGTGCAATCCAGGTCAAGGCTCAATGTGCAAGCACTTGTGTCCATAACACAAAGGAGACAATGTACCTCAGGCTGACGTTTTTCCTGATTAAGAAGTCCTGACACACTTCCTGGAATTTGATGGTAACATTAACTGGGAATGCCCAACAAAACGACCTTctttatgtctgtgtgcatcAGGAAGCATGGCATGCCTGCGTTTTTGTGCAAGCTATTGTAAACATGACATTGTGAGACTGAGATCCCTTTCTCTATTTTCTTGCTTCATTTTTGTCCCGGTGCTCCTCCTCCATTAAAGGAAAACTGATATGCTCTACCAGGTAATTataccagagagagagagagacagagacagggagagcagatgcacactcacacaccaacCTCAATCAAAGAAAAGACTATAAAGTTGCTGAGGGATATACCGCAATGCATTTGAAATAATAACGACCTTTGTGCCACCTAATGACTCCACTGGCTTTCAGCATGTTAAGTCTGCCTTTTCCCTTCCCTGTTAATCGCtggcacgcatgcacacatagAACTTCAGCAAAGCAATGGTAGCTTTGGCTTTACACCAAATCAGTTCCCATGGAGTCAGATGTCACTCTGTGGACAGGCTTcatccaagtgtgtgtgtgtgtgtgtgtgtgtgtgtgtgtgtgtgtgtgtgtgtgtgtgtgtgtgtgtgtgtgtgtgtgtgtgtgtgtgtgtgtgtgcgtgtgtgtgtgtgtgcgtgcgcgcgcccTGGAGATTTCATTCCTACCTCTGTCCCAGCACATGGGGAAGGGGTTACACCCACTTGTCGCCACGGAGACACATGTCTGTCCAtccctgtgtctgtctccacTGAGGACAGATAGACAGCTTGCAGCTTCACAGCCACGCATCATGGACAACATGTGGGCGTAGCAGTGATATAAATAACTAAGGTGCTCACACGACAGCACGTACAGCCTCACAACACACAAATactaaacacgcacacacattctctGTGTCTAATTTTGACTCCAGCAGTGACTTCCAAAAGCAGAAATCCACAAAGAAAGGCCTTTTTCAGCTGTGTTGACACCACTGTCTACTTGTATGATGAATGAACATGCCACCGAAAACACCTCAGCAGGAAAAAAACGTTCCCATCCATCACACTGTTCCTTCTTTGATAATTTCACTCTTCTTAATCTATTGGCGTTATCCAAAGTTGAACTCGTCGTTCCCCTTTCAACTCTCTGCGGCCCCGCTCTCATGAAAACACTGTATTCGTTTTTTGCCCGGTTTCTGCCCCATGCCTGCACTCCATAGTTACAGCAGTTGCTGTGGAAATGTCCAGCAACTGTTGCTCAGGAGAGAGATTTTGGGTCAAGTGTGGCGTCCTTGTGACGGTGAGAAGTCTGCTCCTCCAAAAAAGTTCAAAGCCCAAATCAACTTGTGCAGTGAAAATCCAAATGCATATCCAGTCAGACAGTGGTCACAGAAAAGGAGAGTCAATTACTGTCCTCAGTGAGACACAAATGCATTAAGTTATCTTCTCCTCTTGGAAACAGAAAGGGagccagaaaaacaaaggaagcagagacagaggaccAGAGAGAGAAATGCAGCAATTGTTTCaagatgaatgaaaggaaaggcAGGACAGAGCAACATAACTGAGAGAATGTAGCGTGGGGAATGAGACAGATCTAGAGAGAGGGCTGTGGAAGAGCAAGGAGGAGCTACAAGCTATTAATATGCTAATCGCGCCCCGTCCATTCACTACAAACCCGTCCCACTTCTGCACAGACCCTATTTTATaatgaattaaaataaacaacattaaTGTAACGCACAAACAGGACAGAGATATAACTCATTATTTAGTAGGTTACAACGGTATCTCCATTACCTCCCACCTCTATCATCGATTTATCTAATATAGTGCAACAAAGCTCAGATGAATAGTTCACTAAGAGACATGTTCAATTCACACAACCCAATTGCTATTTTAGTACAAAAAAGCAGAAAGGGATGATTTATCAGGGTTTAGAGTATAAaccaaataaaagaagaaaccCAAATTCACCACTTTAGGCTGTGGTAGATGCAGTTCGATATATCTAACTCATATATGAATTCAAATGAATGTCAAAAAAGCACTTTGCCATAACAGACATAATGTTTGCTGTGTCCAGCATGTGAGCTGGAGGTGCTCAGCCTCAGCCAATCACACTGCATATTCAGTCATTCACTCTTCACTTTGGGGTAATACAATTGTCTTTACTCTCTCTCTGAGTTGCTGAGGTACTGGCTTAAGGGCTTGTCACCAAGGTAACATGTACGTTTACTCTTTAAGCAAGTGGCACCCATGGCTGTGAGTGTAACTGCTTACCAGATGACAGTCGTTATTAATCAGACTGACTTTTTTATAACTAAACACAT is drawn from Betta splendens chromosome 11, fBetSpl5.4, whole genome shotgun sequence and contains these coding sequences:
- the ptk2aa gene encoding protein tyrosine kinase 2aa isoform X10, producing the protein MLSMMRGCEAASCLSVLSGDRHRDGQTCVSVATSGCNPFPMCWDREYDRHLAAAVSAGKTMAMAYMDPNLNHALLGGAKSRLSAGGSDRTMAVGSMDRVLKVFHYFESNSEHSCWSSNIRYGDATDVRGIIQKILDIHKVRWTSCFGLRLSSSQSRDQVHWLHPDMGVTHIREKYEQARPNEEWR